The Gemmatimonadota bacterium genome segment GCGCAAGACCGCGGAATTGTCCGAACCCATTATTCAAACAGTGAATGCGATTATTAAACAAGTAGCAGAAGACGAAGGGTTTGATTTTGTGCTCAATTCAACAGCTCTGGCCTATGCGAAAGAAGCACACGACTTGACCGATAAGGTCCTCGAAGCACTTGCCAAAGATCTCGAAGCCAGGGCAAAAACCGAGGGACCATAGTAGATCATCTATATATGTTGTTTTCTTGAAAGTCTCTGATTTATCCCACAGGGTGATCGGAGACTTTTTAATGTAAATATTGGAGGCTACCGTGACTCTGGACATTAGAGATATTGAAAAAATTCTTCCGCATCGTTACCCTTTTCTCCTAATAGATCGCGTAACCGAGTTGGTGCCCGGCGAGCGGCTGGTCGCGTACAAAAATGTGTCGGCTAATGAGCCGTTTTTCCAGGGGCATTTTCCCGGCAATCCCGTGATGCCGGGCGTGCTCATTATCGAAGCACTGGCTCAGGCCGCTGCAATATTGATGAGTGATGGACAGGAAAGCGATTTGATCCCATTGTTTATGGGCATTGACAAAGCGCGTTTCCGAAGACAAGTTGTGCCCGGTGATCAACTCCAGCTAAAAGTCGAAGTAGGACAAAAGCGCCGCAATGTGTGCAAAGGGGTTGGCGAAGCCACAGTAGATGGCGAAGTCGCCGCACAGGCAGAATTGATGGCGATGTTTGCAAAACGCGAGGATCTATAGCACCCCCTTGCACTGGCGTAATCAAAAAACTCGGCACTAAAGGCCGAGTTTTTTTGTTTTACCGCACACCTCTCATTTTTCTCTTTCCAAAACTTCCCATTCCTCAAATAAGCGGTCCATTTTATTTT includes the following:
- the fabZ gene encoding 3-hydroxyacyl-ACP dehydratase FabZ; its protein translation is MTLDIRDIEKILPHRYPFLLIDRVTELVPGERLVAYKNVSANEPFFQGHFPGNPVMPGVLIIEALAQAAAILMSDGQESDLIPLFMGIDKARFRRQVVPGDQLQLKVEVGQKRRNVCKGVGEATVDGEVAAQAELMAMFAKREDL